From one Bacillus sp. (in: firmicutes) genomic stretch:
- a CDS encoding thioredoxin domain-containing protein — MNDNRKPNRLINSKSPYLLQHAYNPVEWYEWEPEAFERAKRENKPIFLSIGYSTCHWCHVMERESFEDEEVANLLNKNFVSIKVDREERPDIDSLYMRVCQMMTGQGGWPLTVFLTPDKKPFYAGTYFPKHSKYGRPGMLDLLPQIANAYKSNPQRIDKITSQLTEALQERPDAQTSKGIQETHVHEAYNGLLRQFDAIYGGFGQPPKFPLPHQHLFLMRYYYWTGNNQALQMVTKTLDAMLDGGIYDQLGSGFARYSVDGKWLVPHFEKMLYDQALMLFALTEAYQITKNERYKQVIKEVVSFIQREMTDSQGAFYSAIDADSEGEEGTYYIWSKQEVIDLLGPKEGEVFCDVFNMTEQGNFEGKNILNLIRTSLEKLASKHNISIDQVEKIIQQGKKTLFERRQQRVYPHVDDKVLTSWNGLMIAALAKAGAALKEATFLQMANRALQFIEQHLWTESGLKARYRDGEVKYQAYLDDYAFLLWAYVELFQAEGQSTYLHQALKLYREMMNRFWDPNGGFYFTDENGEQLLVREKQWYDGAIPSGNGIASYQLWRLYKLTNDEQMFTTVKQLLQAAANEVTHYPSGYLCTVQTAMALSHGGEEVVVSGKDERKDEELFQWLRTSFLPFTVFQKQEDVSKQWTVQICQQFVCQQPVHTVEEVKKYFIKNEKND, encoded by the coding sequence ATGAACGACAACCGTAAGCCTAATCGCCTAATCAATTCGAAATCCCCATACTTATTACAACATGCTTACAATCCTGTAGAGTGGTATGAGTGGGAACCCGAAGCATTCGAAAGGGCAAAAAGGGAAAATAAACCTATTTTTTTAAGTATTGGATATAGTACATGTCATTGGTGCCACGTAATGGAAAGAGAATCGTTTGAAGACGAAGAGGTCGCTAATCTGCTAAATAAAAACTTTGTTTCTATAAAAGTCGACCGTGAAGAGAGACCGGATATTGATTCGCTTTACATGCGAGTATGCCAGATGATGACGGGGCAAGGTGGTTGGCCGCTGACGGTATTTTTAACACCTGACAAAAAACCGTTTTATGCGGGCACGTATTTTCCAAAGCATAGTAAGTACGGCAGGCCGGGAATGCTCGATTTACTACCGCAAATTGCAAACGCGTACAAAAGTAATCCGCAACGCATTGATAAAATTACTTCCCAACTAACAGAAGCCCTACAAGAACGACCAGACGCCCAAACTTCAAAAGGAATACAAGAAACGCATGTTCATGAGGCGTACAATGGACTATTACGCCAATTTGATGCCATTTACGGTGGATTTGGTCAACCACCTAAATTTCCGTTGCCGCATCAACATTTGTTTTTGATGCGATATTATTATTGGACCGGAAACAATCAAGCGCTGCAAATGGTCACAAAGACGCTTGATGCAATGTTGGATGGGGGCATTTATGATCAGCTCGGATCAGGATTTGCTCGTTATTCCGTTGACGGGAAGTGGTTGGTGCCTCATTTTGAAAAAATGCTGTACGATCAAGCGTTAATGTTATTTGCTTTAACAGAAGCATATCAAATAACGAAGAATGAACGGTATAAACAAGTCATTAAAGAGGTAGTTTCGTTTATACAACGGGAAATGACCGATTCTCAAGGAGCCTTTTATTCCGCCATTGACGCTGACAGCGAGGGAGAAGAAGGAACGTACTACATTTGGTCGAAACAAGAAGTCATCGACCTTTTGGGACCGAAAGAGGGCGAAGTGTTTTGTGACGTCTTTAATATGACGGAACAAGGGAACTTCGAAGGAAAAAATATATTAAACTTGATTCGCACTTCGTTAGAAAAATTAGCGTCTAAACATAATATTTCCATCGATCAAGTAGAGAAAATTATACAGCAAGGAAAAAAGACCTTATTCGAACGACGACAACAACGTGTGTATCCGCATGTGGATGATAAAGTCTTAACATCATGGAATGGTCTCATGATTGCAGCACTTGCCAAAGCTGGTGCCGCATTAAAAGAAGCCACTTTTCTCCAAATGGCAAACCGTGCGCTTCAATTCATTGAACAACACTTGTGGACCGAATCGGGCTTAAAGGCACGTTACCGCGATGGAGAAGTCAAATACCAAGCATATCTTGACGATTACGCCTTTTTATTGTGGGCGTATGTTGAATTATTCCAAGCTGAAGGTCAGTCAACCTACCTTCACCAAGCTCTTAAGTTGTATCGAGAGATGATGAACCGCTTTTGGGACCCGAATGGAGGCTTTTATTTTACTGATGAAAACGGAGAACAACTACTCGTCCGGGAAAAGCAATGGTACGATGGAGCGATTCCATCTGGAAATGGCATCGCATCGTATCAGTTATGGCGTTTATATAAGCTTACAAATGATGAGCAAATGTTCACCACGGTTAAACAATTGTTACAAGCAGCAGCTAACGAAGTCACCCACTATCCTTCCGGTTATTTATGTACCGTTCAAACGGCCATGGCTCTTAGTCATGGTGGCGAGGAAGTAGTGGTTTCGGGCAAAGACGAACGAAAAGACGAAGAACTTTTTCAGTGGTTGCGGACGAGCTTTCTTCCGTTTACTGTTTTTCAAAAACAAGAAGACGTATCAAAGCAGTGGACCGTTCAAATTTGCCAACAATTTGTTTGTCAACAACCTGTTCATACCGTTGAGGAAGTAAAAAAATATTTTATAAAAAATGAAAAAAATGATTGA
- a CDS encoding ferritin-like domain-containing protein, with protein sequence MNLNYQKALEQIIHGLNLDLAWEYAAGIQYAQHTSKLKGTVFYSIAEELEEHSKDEIGHAHVLTELIQYLGGIPTTQVASVSTPMDHKEMLRQVLQGKYDAISRYLQRIYQFEALGMYDSAQKIRDIVVTEQKHAKDLEIALGIEKTLVQPIKLSID encoded by the coding sequence ATGAACTTGAATTATCAAAAAGCGTTAGAACAAATTATTCATGGACTTAATCTTGATTTAGCATGGGAATATGCAGCTGGGATTCAATATGCCCAACATACCAGCAAGCTTAAAGGGACTGTTTTTTATTCAATTGCTGAAGAATTAGAAGAACATTCAAAAGACGAAATTGGTCATGCTCACGTTTTAACTGAGCTGATTCAGTATCTTGGAGGTATTCCAACCACACAAGTAGCCTCGGTATCTACACCTATGGATCATAAAGAAATGCTACGTCAAGTCTTACAGGGGAAATACGATGCCATCAGCCGCTATTTGCAACGAATCTACCAATTTGAAGCGCTTGGGATGTATGACTCAGCACAAAAAATCAGGGATATTGTTGTTACTGAACAAAAACACGCCAAAGACCTCGAAATTGCCTTAGGTATTGAGAAAACGTTGGTTCAGCCTATTAAGTTGTCAATTGACTAA
- a CDS encoding ferritin-like domain-containing protein, which translates to MIQNDQNVYLERNNGGKCQQIFNAILDAIKGEAAAIDFYPRLVQLAPNKKHREDILHALEDEKIHLKEFTKLYTDLTGKKPIYQVKKTTFQSYEEGLRKAYEDELEAYEDYRDSYLLTQNPPVRDVFLRAFTDEIEHATRFGFLILGLY; encoded by the coding sequence ATCATTCAAAATGACCAAAATGTCTATCTTGAAAGAAATAACGGGGGAAAATGTCAACAAATTTTCAATGCTATACTCGACGCTATAAAAGGCGAAGCTGCGGCCATCGATTTTTACCCTCGACTTGTGCAGTTGGCACCAAATAAAAAGCATCGAGAAGACATTCTACATGCATTAGAAGATGAAAAAATCCATTTAAAAGAATTCACGAAACTTTACACGGACCTTACAGGAAAGAAGCCAATATATCAGGTAAAAAAAACCACTTTTCAATCCTATGAGGAAGGTTTAAGAAAAGCTTATGAAGACGAGCTGGAGGCTTATGAGGATTATCGAGATAGTTATTTATTAACTCAGAATCCACCTGTACGAGATGTATTTTTAAGAGCTTTTACCGATGAAATTGAACACGCCACCCGTTTTGGATTTTTAATATTGGGGCTATATTAG
- a CDS encoding class I SAM-dependent methyltransferase → MQLSPRIYHNFVRQKWFKKIYIENMVRKHFDLKDKKVLDFGAGTGANCSLSEPDYYYGIDPDERRVVYARRLYPEYRFDVFSGNKIPADNNSFDVILIIAVLHHIPPDIIPAYVKEFKRILKQDGKIVAIEPCLFDNCFVSNWFMKKYDKGEYIQKEADYLNYFTAENFQCKVLKKFKKCFLYNELYFTASH, encoded by the coding sequence TTGCAATTGTCACCTAGAATATATCATAACTTTGTTCGTCAGAAATGGTTTAAAAAAATATATATTGAAAACATGGTTCGTAAGCATTTTGATTTGAAAGATAAAAAAGTACTGGATTTTGGTGCCGGTACAGGAGCAAATTGTTCCTTGTCTGAGCCGGATTACTACTATGGAATAGATCCCGATGAACGACGAGTTGTTTATGCAAGGCGACTATATCCTGAATATCGGTTTGATGTATTTTCAGGTAACAAAATACCCGCTGACAATAACAGCTTTGATGTTATTTTAATTATTGCCGTTTTACACCATATACCGCCTGACATCATTCCAGCTTATGTAAAAGAATTTAAAAGAATTTTAAAGCAAGATGGAAAAATTGTAGCAATTGAGCCTTGCTTATTTGACAATTGTTTTGTTAGCAATTGGTTTATGAAGAAATATGACAAAGGAGAATATATCCAAAAAGAAGCGGATTATTTAAATTACTTTACTGCTGAAAATTTTCAATGTAAAGTTCTGAAAAAATTTAAAAAATGTTTTCTTTATAACGAATTGTATTTTACCGCTTCGCATTAG